In Ruminococcus sp. HUN007, a genomic segment contains:
- a CDS encoding family 43 glycosylhydrolase, whose translation MKNHRISASLAAVVLAVSQFAVSGSSGASADTVRIKKADQSGEVVSGGFYTISSVLSEKYITAQSDGTADQWSPLPNDSQRWQIFTEDDGYCRIMSAKYPEKSLTVENGDSTNGNRIILSEYKDLNSQHFKLNKTGDNYYITAECSGKAALDVYGQSSENGAVIDQWDYWGGANQRFYISPAGSGQVTAFGDLNGDGKTDIADRILMQSGLTNGFDKSASYAADLNYDGKNDGDDLRTMNEYFFGKNGSSTTLWNSESNSEGTAFLFAYFLGNAPEQERLSYAVSTDGYNFKALNNGKAVWKSNVGTECIRDPYIFKCEDGSYCMLATDMKSSLGWSSNRNIISARSDDLINWTDVTLIEVANKYPSMMGSDRAWAPQAIYCPEKNTYMIYWANHSNETGSRTIMYYAYSKDLKHFDTEPSLLFAPANGDSAIDSDIIFQNNRYYMYYKNETNKRIYLATSDKAEGPWKEVKQISEGTMGVEGPNIYNIPGTDHWILMSDAYGDGYYVMQETDDLENFKRLDRNAYSFDFTPRHGYVIPISMSQYNALLKAYPSASIAPSGAGIEPVKTMISAGEKVSLPDKVECTYSDGSSEQFTVQWNQDELDALDTSLKGTYTVSGKVQVNSYSDPFIKERADPFVTDGGDGYYYFTASYPAYGSVDKGYDRIILRRSQTVAGLADAEEKTIWKAHSSGILSKHIWAPEMHKIGGAWYMFFAAGASDNIWAIRPYVLKCDGDPFTGTWKECGQMQPSSGDKESFAGFSLDMTYFENGGKHYVIWAEIKGVSSLFMAEIDPADPTKLISKPIMLSKPEYSWELVNEKVNEGPAVIKTDSKVYVFFSASGTGSEYCVGRLEADINSNLMDLSSWKKLSSPVLSTSDLNGPSGPGHNCFVTDENGDALIVYHARPAEHADKKCDTYNSNPLYDPCRHARIKRVHFDANGVPVINMSSQAILPSKQRTVSAVITVS comes from the coding sequence ATGAAAAATCACAGAATATCCGCATCGCTTGCAGCTGTCGTTCTGGCTGTCAGCCAGTTTGCGGTTTCAGGCTCATCGGGAGCATCCGCAGACACAGTAAGAATAAAAAAGGCCGACCAGAGCGGCGAGGTTGTCAGCGGAGGATTCTATACTATTTCGTCAGTGCTCAGTGAAAAATATATTACCGCTCAGAGCGACGGAACGGCAGACCAGTGGTCACCGCTCCCGAATGATTCCCAGAGGTGGCAGATATTCACCGAAGACGACGGTTACTGCCGTATAATGTCGGCAAAATATCCTGAAAAGTCACTTACCGTTGAAAACGGTGACAGCACTAACGGAAACAGGATCATTCTTTCAGAATACAAAGATCTGAATTCACAGCACTTCAAACTTAACAAAACCGGCGACAATTACTACATAACAGCAGAATGCTCCGGAAAAGCTGCACTTGACGTTTACGGACAGAGTTCCGAAAACGGGGCTGTTATCGACCAGTGGGACTACTGGGGCGGTGCAAATCAGCGCTTTTACATCTCACCTGCCGGCAGCGGTCAGGTAACTGCTTTCGGTGATCTGAACGGCGACGGCAAAACAGATATTGCCGACAGGATCCTCATGCAGAGCGGACTTACCAATGGTTTTGACAAATCTGCATCATATGCCGCTGACTTAAACTATGACGGAAAGAATGACGGCGACGACCTCAGAACAATGAATGAGTATTTCTTCGGAAAAAACGGCTCATCAACGACCCTCTGGAATTCGGAAAGCAACAGTGAAGGAACGGCATTTCTCTTTGCCTACTTCCTCGGAAATGCTCCGGAACAGGAACGTCTTTCATATGCCGTAAGCACTGACGGATATAACTTCAAGGCTCTTAACAACGGTAAAGCTGTATGGAAATCAAATGTCGGAACTGAATGCATACGTGACCCGTATATATTTAAATGCGAGGACGGAAGCTACTGCATGCTCGCTACTGACATGAAATCATCGCTCGGCTGGAGCAGCAACAGGAACATAATCAGCGCCCGTTCTGACGACCTGATAAACTGGACCGATGTCACACTTATAGAAGTAGCGAACAAATATCCTTCCATGATGGGTTCAGACCGTGCGTGGGCTCCGCAGGCTATCTACTGTCCGGAAAAGAACACCTACATGATTTACTGGGCAAATCATTCAAATGAGACCGGAAGCAGAACGATCATGTACTACGCATACAGTAAAGATCTGAAGCACTTTGACACCGAACCTTCCCTCCTCTTTGCACCGGCAAACGGCGACAGTGCCATCGACTCAGATATCATTTTCCAGAATAACAGGTACTACATGTACTATAAAAACGAGACCAACAAGAGGATCTATCTTGCAACATCGGACAAAGCGGAAGGTCCGTGGAAGGAAGTAAAGCAGATCTCGGAAGGAACAATGGGCGTTGAAGGTCCGAACATTTACAACATTCCGGGCACTGACCACTGGATCCTCATGTCAGACGCTTACGGCGACGGTTACTATGTGATGCAGGAAACAGACGATCTTGAAAACTTTAAACGGCTTGACAGAAACGCTTACAGTTTTGATTTCACACCTCGCCACGGATATGTTATACCAATTTCAATGAGCCAGTACAACGCCCTTCTGAAAGCATATCCTTCTGCTTCTATCGCACCGTCTGGAGCAGGAATTGAACCGGTAAAAACGATGATATCAGCCGGTGAAAAAGTTTCTCTTCCGGACAAGGTGGAGTGCACATACTCGGACGGCAGTTCCGAACAGTTTACAGTTCAGTGGAATCAGGACGAACTTGATGCTCTGGACACTTCACTTAAAGGAACATACACAGTTTCAGGAAAAGTTCAGGTAAACAGCTACAGTGACCCGTTTATTAAGGAACGTGCCGATCCTTTCGTAACTGACGGAGGCGACGGATACTATTACTTCACTGCTTCATATCCGGCATACGGCAGCGTTGACAAAGGCTATGACAGAATAATACTCAGACGAAGCCAGACTGTAGCAGGCCTTGCAGATGCCGAGGAAAAAACAATATGGAAAGCCCATTCCTCAGGAATTCTTTCAAAACACATCTGGGCACCTGAAATGCATAAAATAGGCGGAGCATGGTACATGTTCTTTGCTGCGGGCGCAAGCGACAATATCTGGGCTATACGACCGTACGTTCTCAAATGTGACGGTGATCCGTTTACAGGTACATGGAAAGAGTGCGGTCAGATGCAGCCTTCATCAGGAGACAAGGAATCATTCGCCGGATTCTCGCTTGATATGACCTACTTCGAAAACGGAGGAAAGCACTACGTGATCTGGGCCGAGATAAAGGGTGTTTCTTCACTTTTCATGGCAGAAATAGATCCAGCTGATCCGACAAAACTTATTTCAAAACCGATAATGCTCAGTAAACCTGAATACAGCTGGGAACTCGTCAATGAAAAAGTAAATGAAGGACCGGCGGTGATCAAAACAGATTCAAAGGTCTATGTCTTCTTCTCAGCATCAGGAACAGGATCTGAATACTGCGTAGGACGTCTTGAAGCCGACATCAATTCGAACCTGATGGATCTTTCGAGCTGGAAAAAGCTTTCGTCACCTGTACTTTCCACATCTGATCTGAACGGTCCGTCCGGTCCGGGTCACAACTGCTTTGTAACTGACGAAAACGGTGATGCGCTGATAGTTTATCATGCACGTCCTGCCGAACACGCCGATAAAAAGTGTGACACCTATAACAGCAATCCGCTTTATGATCCGTGTCGTCATGCAAGAATAAAACGTGTTCATTTTGATGCAAACGGTGTTCCTGTCATCAATATGAGCAGTCAGGCAATTCTGCCGTCAAAACAGCGTACAGTCAGCGCGGTAATCACAGTCAGTTAA
- a CDS encoding transposase, producing the protein MSFVANDLRNEQISMFDSTLNLTERERRFLEKSWAKVFAEKVFPAIDETPYAVLYSEKLSRPNTPVNVLVGAIFIQQLTGQSDDEFLESLLFDIRYQYALHTTSFDEQPLSDRSLGRFRERLAMYEIETGIDLIQNTEKEITDVMALVMGIDHHLKRMDSMMISANVKKMSRLELLYTCVSNLVKEMKRSNAEVPLEYMHYADVDDRNKVVYHNRSESVDSKIVTILEDAKILMNLCDEDIEDSSAYKLLVRFLNEQTNIYPNGIRQLKDADDSSMDSSILQNPADPEATFRHKAGKNHIGYAANLVESSNENGDTLVTDFQFEANNYSDKKFINDAMERMNSQPEDDRTVIVADGAYTADEALAKSKNIEIVNTNLTGKETPDINADFEFSEDGTQILKCPGGHEPISCSYNKKTGQCVASFDKEKCENCPHFNECKPNLRVKVCKKTVSLKSKNRAQQQRKRSTKEFSDLTKFRNGVESLPSILRRKYHVDKIPARGMIRKKLFFGAKVTAMNIQKFCKFMQGSACRAQNAVIA; encoded by the coding sequence ATGTCATTCGTAGCAAACGATTTAAGGAATGAACAAATATCAATGTTCGATTCCACGCTGAATTTAACAGAAAGAGAACGCAGATTTTTAGAAAAATCATGGGCAAAAGTATTTGCTGAAAAAGTATTTCCTGCAATAGATGAAACACCGTATGCGGTTCTTTACAGCGAAAAATTATCGCGTCCAAATACTCCGGTAAACGTTCTCGTAGGCGCAATATTCATTCAGCAGCTAACAGGACAGTCCGATGATGAATTTCTTGAATCATTGCTGTTTGACATAAGATATCAGTATGCACTTCACACAACATCATTTGATGAACAGCCCCTTAGTGACAGAAGTCTTGGAAGATTTCGTGAAAGATTAGCAATGTATGAAATTGAAACAGGAATAGATCTCATACAAAATACGGAAAAAGAAATAACAGATGTTATGGCGCTTGTTATGGGAATAGATCATCATCTTAAACGTATGGATAGCATGATGATATCTGCAAATGTGAAGAAAATGTCGCGTCTCGAACTGCTTTATACATGTGTTTCAAACCTTGTAAAAGAGATGAAACGCAGTAATGCAGAAGTGCCTTTGGAATACATGCATTATGCTGATGTAGATGACAGAAATAAAGTAGTATATCATAATCGTAGTGAATCTGTTGATAGCAAGATTGTAACTATTCTTGAAGATGCAAAAATTCTGATGAACCTGTGTGATGAAGATATTGAAGACAGCAGTGCATATAAATTGCTGGTACGCTTTCTCAATGAGCAGACTAACATATATCCTAACGGAATCCGTCAGCTTAAAGATGCAGACGATTCAAGTATGGATTCTTCAATACTTCAGAATCCTGCGGATCCGGAAGCAACATTTCGCCATAAAGCAGGTAAAAATCATATAGGATACGCTGCAAATTTAGTAGAATCATCAAATGAAAACGGTGATACGCTTGTAACTGATTTTCAGTTTGAAGCAAACAATTACAGTGATAAGAAATTCATCAATGATGCAATGGAAAGAATGAATTCTCAGCCGGAAGACGACCGCACAGTAATAGTAGCTGACGGTGCATATACAGCTGATGAAGCATTAGCAAAATCAAAAAACATTGAAATTGTAAACACTAATCTTACTGGTAAAGAAACACCAGATATCAATGCTGATTTTGAATTCAGTGAAGACGGAACACAGATCTTAAAGTGTCCCGGAGGACATGAACCAATAAGCTGCAGCTACAATAAAAAGACAGGGCAGTGTGTAGCATCCTTCGATAAAGAAAAGTGCGAAAACTGTCCACACTTTAATGAATGTAAACCTAACTTGAGAGTAAAGGTTTGTAAGAAAACAGTCTCATTAAAAAGTAAAAACAGAGCTCAGCAACAGAGAAAACGTTCTACAAAAGAATTTAGTGACTTAACTAAATTCCGAAATGGTGTTGAATCACTTCCATCCATTCTTCGAAGAAAATATCATGTTGACAAAATACCGGCAAGAGGTATGATTCGAAAGAAACTATTCTTTGGAGCTAAAGTAACTGCTATGAACATCCAGAAGTTTTGCAAATTCATGCAAGGCTCGGCATGCCGCGCCCAAAATGCGGTAATAGCCTGA
- a CDS encoding DUF3810 family protein, which yields MRKTTAYTKILTALILLTCVTAVAGSYAPVSDLYTDKIYPYLCDGISFITGAVPVPLGEMTMYIGTVSLIIAVILLILLVFKRKSPVYRHFCAVYFKALLMALVCIVFIYVPTWYVPFCGTVLGRGSNEIRTDFDHEDLKVIMWDTIEGINSAAWEIEIDQNGTVVYPDEKEGRVLIEEAMKGISGEFVRLDGYYPPVKTALCSDILERMCIGGYNYPFTMEPTRNKYSGPLERYVLEAHEYAHHKGYEKENEANFLSQLALINSSDPYMRLSGYYNMYWYLIDDFTDEFSKADEVMAKKICSGEIVLPGEIGDSEWMRAYEDIYQEVTGVPKLSCRACAIYGFSNSIEKEMYNADPHPIDEMPAVENAICEVSDTGWEVQAEILKENSYDDVVLLWLQYYSERRKEFSIHN from the coding sequence ATGAGAAAAACAACTGCCTACACAAAGATCCTGACAGCGCTTATACTTCTTACCTGCGTTACAGCCGTCGCAGGATCATATGCTCCGGTCAGCGATCTGTATACTGATAAAATCTATCCGTATTTATGCGACGGAATAAGTTTCATTACCGGCGCGGTACCGGTACCTCTCGGTGAAATGACCATGTACATCGGAACAGTCTCGCTGATCATTGCAGTGATACTGCTTATACTCCTTGTCTTCAAAAGGAAAAGTCCGGTATACAGACATTTCTGTGCAGTATATTTTAAAGCACTTCTCATGGCTCTGGTTTGTATTGTCTTTATCTATGTTCCGACCTGGTATGTTCCCTTCTGCGGAACAGTACTCGGCCGGGGCAGCAATGAAATCAGAACTGATTTTGACCACGAAGACCTGAAGGTGATCATGTGGGATACGATTGAAGGCATAAACTCCGCAGCCTGGGAAATAGAGATTGATCAGAACGGAACAGTGGTTTATCCTGACGAAAAGGAAGGCAGAGTCCTGATCGAAGAAGCCATGAAAGGAATAAGCGGCGAATTTGTGAGGCTGGACGGATACTATCCTCCTGTAAAAACAGCTTTATGCTCTGACATTCTTGAAAGGATGTGTATAGGCGGCTACAATTATCCGTTTACCATGGAGCCAACGCGAAACAAATACAGCGGTCCCCTTGAACGTTACGTTCTTGAAGCACACGAATACGCTCATCACAAGGGCTACGAAAAGGAAAACGAAGCAAACTTTTTAAGTCAGCTCGCACTTATAAACAGCAGTGATCCGTACATGCGGCTTTCAGGATACTACAATATGTACTGGTATCTAATCGATGATTTTACTGATGAGTTCAGTAAAGCAGATGAAGTTATGGCCAAAAAGATATGTTCAGGCGAAATTGTACTCCCGGGTGAAATCGGAGATTCTGAATGGATGAGGGCTTATGAAGATATCTACCAGGAAGTCACAGGCGTTCCGAAACTGAGCTGCCGCGCATGCGCGATATACGGATTCTCGAATTCAATTGAAAAAGAAATGTACAATGCTGATCCTCATCCGATAGATGAAATGCCGGCAGTTGAAAATGCTATCTGTGAAGTTTCAGATACCGGCTGGGAAGTTCAGGCAGAGATACTGAAAGAAAATTCATACGATGATGTTGTTCTTCTCTGGCTTCAGTACTACAGTGAACGCAGGAAAGAATTCAGCATACATAACTGA
- a CDS encoding putative ABC transporter permease: MKSRKLSEYTMFFIIYACIGWIYEVSLETFIYRWGFSNRGVLFGPWLPVYGFGALTFIVLWYRLIKDKPVVKKLCMIPVIFLLTMLTATALELLTSYLCEWTMGSWPWQTYKDYAINFEGRIALSPSIRFGIGGVVFLYVIQPFLDNLAAKLSDKQAKTAAIIILAVLGIDMFCKFVLPVISV; this comes from the coding sequence ATGAAGTCAAGAAAATTATCTGAATACACGATGTTTTTTATAATTTATGCATGCATAGGATGGATCTATGAAGTATCACTCGAAACTTTTATTTACCGCTGGGGATTCAGCAACCGCGGAGTTCTTTTCGGTCCGTGGCTTCCTGTATACGGATTCGGTGCACTGACATTCATTGTTCTGTGGTACAGACTTATAAAAGACAAGCCGGTCGTTAAAAAGTTATGCATGATTCCTGTAATATTTCTTCTCACAATGTTGACAGCTACTGCACTTGAACTACTTACAAGTTATCTGTGTGAATGGACGATGGGTTCATGGCCGTGGCAGACGTATAAGGATTACGCGATAAACTTTGAAGGCCGTATCGCGCTCAGTCCGAGCATCAGATTCGGTATCGGCGGTGTGGTATTCCTGTATGTTATCCAGCCGTTTCTCGATAACCTTGCAGCGAAACTTTCCGACAAGCAGGCTAAAACAGCAGCGATAATTATACTTGCAGTGCTTGGCATCGATATGTTCTGCAAGTTTGTTCTTCCGGTCATTTCTGTTTAA